A region of the Exiguobacterium aurantiacum DSM 6208 genome:
TTGTTGAACGTGTCCGCGGCGATGGACACGACGACGATGATCATGATGTAGAAAAAGAAATCCATTTGCTTTCCCCCTCTTAGCGTGAACTGAACAGATCCGTCACCATTTGTTGCGTGATAAGCCCCTCGCGACCGTCTGTTAGGATCGGTGTGTCGTCGGTGACCGCTTCGATGAAATGGTCGATGGCCCCTTGAAATCCACGTTGGGTGAGAAGTGTGTCCCACGAGCCGAACGTCTCGGTCGTATGCGTCCCGTTCCCGTGACGGTGGAGCGTCACCATCTCCTCGACGGTCAGACGCAAGTCATCGGTGACGGCGACCACGCCCTCATGGTTGACGCCGGCTTTCCGGTGCATCGCCGTCGTATGTAAGCCGTGGTCGTCTTGCCAGACGTGACGGGCAAAGTGGAGGCCGTTCGTCTGCGTCGTCTCGAGCTGGCCGGTGACGAGGCGCAACGTACCGCTCGACAAGTAGCGGAGCGTGTCGACGACGTGCAAATAATCGTCGAGCAACGTGAATTGGTAGTCGTGTCCACGTAGACCGTTGCCGCGATGTTTGACGAAATCGATCATATGGAACGGGCCTGCTTGTTTGACGTGTTGATACATCGGAGCGAAGCGTCGATTGAAGCCGACCATCAGCTTTCGTTTGTTCTGGTCTGCGATGTCAACGAGTCGCGAAGCGTCTTCCACCGTCGCGGCGAGCGGTTTGTCGACATAGACGTCGACACCATGTGTGAGTAACGTCGAGACGACGTCGTAATGCGTATCTGTCGCACTGTGGACGAACGCCGCGTCGACCGATGACGCCAGTTCAAGTAGTCCAGAGAACGACTCCATCCGGTAAGCGCGACAAATCGCCTCACGTTTCGCGACGGTCGGAGAAAAGGCCCCGATGAGTTCGAACGACGTACTGTTCGTCAAAATCGGTAAATACGCTTTTTGGGCAATGCCGCCGAGACCGACGACCCCGATTTTCGGTTTTCGCATACAATCACTCCTTTCTTCAATCATAACGAAAAGACAGACCGAATGACACAAGCGCTTCAAGCGCGAGCGTCTTCGGTCTGTTCATCATAAGCTGGCACTCAACACGACTTCGCCTACAGGCGTTAGATTGCCTCGTTCGGGTTCTTTTGTGATCGCGACCGTGTCCCAATCAGTCGCTGACTCGGTTGAGTCGAGCGTATAGATGACGGTGCCGTTGCCTTTGTCGTCGGTGACGAACGCGCCGGTTGGGATCGGGGAACCGTCTTTTAACAGCCACACTTGATACACTTCGTTCGCCTCGAGCGGGGCAAGACCGTTCGTTTGGACGATGAGTTGGCGGTCACCGTCTTGTTCGGCCAAGTAAGCCACTCCTTCCGACTCGCCTTGTAGCGGGACGGTATCGATCAACGCGATCCCGGCCGGTTCGTTTTGATTGAGCAACAAATAACCGTTGCCGATCAACGATAGGGCAAGGACGGCGGCAAGGGCGAACGCGCCCCATGGTGTCTTCCGCTTCTCTTTAGGTGCAGTGAACGGCGTCACCGGAGCCGGATCGGCCGCTTTTGGTTGCTCGTCTTCAGCAAACACGTTGTCGAGGATGCGGGCCTTCATTCCGCTTGGTGGTTCAGCCGGTTCAGAGAGGAACGCGACGCCGCCGACGAGTGCCTCGAGCTGCTCGAGTTCTTGTTGACACGTCTCACACGTTGCGAGGTGCGCCTCGAAACGGAGGCGTTCCTCTTCCGTCAAATGTTGGTTGAAGTAATCGATCAATTGGTCGCAAGCGTTCATCGTTCCACCTCCTTGTCAATAAAATCATGGGATAAGTGCCTTCGTAACTGTTTCAATGCTAACCGAATCCTACCTTTCACCGTACCGAGCGGGATGTTGCATGCGTCGGCAATCTTTTGTTGGCTGAGCCCATTGAAATACATGAGTCGGACGACTTGTTGTTGTTCTTTCGGGAGCTCGGCCATCGCCGTCTCGATCTGGGTCCGTTCCTCTTGCCACTCGACCTCGCTCTCGACGGACCGCTCGGTGGACGGGATCGCTTCAGCATAAGACTCGTCGAGTTGCAGGTCCGGTTTGCGTTTTCGGATCAAATCGATGGCCACGTGGCGGCCCATCGTGAAGAGCCAAGACTTGAATTTGCCTTTTGACTCGTCATAAACGCCGCCCCCGCGCCATAGTTTGATGAACACTTCTTGCATCGCTTCTTCAGAAAGGTCACGGTCTTTCGTCAACTGCATCATGAACGCGTACAAGATACGTTCGTAGCGATCATATAGGATTTCGAGCGCCTGCTTATCTTTCTGCCTGACACGCTCGTACAATTCATAATCAGTCATGGCTTGCTCCTTTTCTCGTAAGGGGGTCCCTTGTATTCATCTAACGAATGAAAACGTAAAATGGATGCTTGGATTAAGTGACAAATGCGTGAACGGCCTCATCACGATGGTGTGTTCAGCGTGAACACGCCGAAGAGGCAGCCCCGATTCGTCGGAAGATGAATACGTTCAAGCGGTTGAACAGGTGATAGGTCATATAGCTGAAGAGCGTCGCCGTCACGAGCGTCATCATGAACGTCACACCGTTCGAAAACAATTGTTGCCAAAACGGGAACGTCCGGACACCGAACAAAAAGGCGAAGACGAGACCGAATCCGGTCACGATTCCGCTATACTGACAGTAGGATCGACTAAACCAATTTTTCACATCGCTCATTCCTTTCGTACTTCAACTATACGAGATGGGGTATGACGACACAAGGAGGATGACTATGGAACGATTTTCAAAAGAAGGGCGGACGCTCGTCTGTTTTGATTTCGACGAGACGTACTTTCCTCATGCCTGCACACCCGAACAGCTCGAGGGGATACGGCGGCTTGAACAATTTCTCGAACAGCATGCGCATCGATTCTCGACGATGTGGGTGACCGGCAGCTCGTTCGAGTCACTGGCTGAAAAAACAAACCGGGCCTCGATGCGCTACTTCCCGCACCGGATCGCCTCGAGTCTTGGGACAGAACTGTATCACGTCAATGACAAGGGCGGTCTTGAGCTAGACACGGTATTTCAGCAAATGTTTCCGTCCGATTTCGTTGAGCGCGTCAATCGGACGATTGAGGTGTTGCGACGTCTCGGTATTGAACTTGAGCCACAAACGAGCGTCGGACGGAACCCGTGGATGTATAACTATTACTATCACGGCGACGACATGACGACGCTGCAGCTGATTCGTTCACTCGTAGAAGAGGCGGGCATCGCGGCAAACGTCAGTCGTTGTAACCCGCTCGCTGGAGATCCGGACGGGTCCTATGACATCGACTTTATCCCGCATGGGGCCGGGAAGACGGCAGCGGTCGACTACGTCTGTGAGCACTTCTCGTTCCGGTCCGAAGAAGCGTATGCGTTCGGAGACAGCGGCAACGATTTAGAGATGTTGAAGCGGGTCGGGAACGGCTACGTGCTCGGAAACGGCACGGAGCAGGCGAAGAAGGGACATCACCGCGTGACCGAGAAGTCGTATGCGGCAGGGATTTTAGAAGTGTTGACGCGAGAGGTCGAATGACGCTCAAGCGCTCTGCAGCAGCTGGCGAGCGGCCGTCTCGGCCCGGGCGAATAGCCTGAGCCGTAACGATGTGGTTTGAATATCGAATGTTTGAGGGGTGCGCCACAACTCGTTAAACACTTCGAGCAGTGCGGCTTCGGCCAATTCGGCCCGTGTCGTCAAACGGAGTGCGGTTAAGTAGAGGACCCGCTCGTATCGGTCGTAGAGGAGCTCGAACGCAGAGGTGTCTCGTTGGATGATTCGTTCGAATAATTCGTGGTCGGATAAGAATGACATCGTGAACTCCTTTGAAGGCACATCGTGGCCCGGAAATGGACATAGCAGTAATAGGCCTATTCCCTGTCTCGAATTGACTGTAAACGATAACATCTCGATTCGAGCACATTCAAAAACCCGAAAGCGCGATGCAATCGGGTATCGGTTCAAAATGAGGTGTAGCAGTGGGGGCACGTCTGCGTGTTCCCGCCTGAACGTCTGAACGTCTTTTTGCAGTTCGGGCACGTGACGGTTGCACTGTCCGCCCCGAACAGGCTGCCGCGATTGTATAACACGTTTTTTAAATTCGGCAACGCCTTGGCCGCAAATACCATCGAGATGAATAAGACCAAGGCCAAGATTCCAAGCATGACATACGTCGTCATCGACAACGCTCCTTTCGTTTGAATACACTACTCCTAGCATACTCGAAAACGGCGCACCATACACCTCTAGACTAGAAATACGAACTTTTGTTCGGTATAATGAGAGTACGAGGGAGGGAGATAGGATGAGAGACGAATTGTTGCGTGATATGCGGATCGGCCGGTTGGTGGAGTTGATGTATATCGATCGACACGGAGTGATTTCAAAACGTCGGGTCAAGCTGTTGAAGTTGCAAGGGGAGCGGGTCATCGCCTGGGATGTGACGAAACGGGCGCGCCGCTCGTTCTATATCGACAGAGTGCTCGCCTGTCTCCCGACGATTGAACGAGAGGGGCGGCATACGATGCCTCCACGTCTGGCCCGCTAAAGGATTTTCGCACGACGATGACGAATCCATGTCCTGAACTCAGAAAACGGGTTTGGGATTTTTTTGATGGGACGGTTGTTTTCCTATGAAAAAGGGAAGTAATATATTTGTCATCTCCATTACACCTAAAATCGAGTACCATGACGATAAGGTTTGCGAACCTAGCGACACCCATGAGAAAGGAAGTACACAGCATGAGGACGAAACGTTTATCCGCCATTCTAGGAAATGAGATGGATGACATCGAATGTGATCCATGGGTGACCGGAATTGAAACGGATTCCAGGAAGGTCAGTCCAGGGAATTTGTTTATTTGCATCCGCGGTTATACGGTGGATGGGCATAAATTTGCTGAGGACGCCGTCTCTAAAGGAGCGAGCGCCATCATCTCGGA
Encoded here:
- a CDS encoding RNA polymerase sigma factor, with the protein product MTDYELYERVRQKDKQALEILYDRYERILYAFMMQLTKDRDLSEEAMQEVFIKLWRGGGVYDESKGKFKSWLFTMGRHVAIDLIRKRKPDLQLDESYAEAIPSTERSVESEVEWQEERTQIETAMAELPKEQQQVVRLMYFNGLSQQKIADACNIPLGTVKGRIRLALKQLRRHLSHDFIDKEVER
- a CDS encoding anti-sigma factor gives rise to the protein MNACDQLIDYFNQHLTEEERLRFEAHLATCETCQQELEQLEALVGGVAFLSEPAEPPSGMKARILDNVFAEDEQPKAADPAPVTPFTAPKEKRKTPWGAFALAAVLALSLIGNGYLLLNQNEPAGIALIDTVPLQGESEGVAYLAEQDGDRQLIVQTNGLAPLEANEVYQVWLLKDGSPIPTGAFVTDDKGNGTVIYTLDSTESATDWDTVAITKEPERGNLTPVGEVVLSASL
- a CDS encoding Gfo/Idh/MocA family protein codes for the protein MRKPKIGVVGLGGIAQKAYLPILTNSTSFELIGAFSPTVAKREAICRAYRMESFSGLLELASSVDAAFVHSATDTHYDVVSTLLTHGVDVYVDKPLAATVEDASRLVDIADQNKRKLMVGFNRRFAPMYQHVKQAGPFHMIDFVKHRGNGLRGHDYQFTLLDDYLHVVDTLRYLSSGTLRLVTGQLETTQTNGLHFARHVWQDDHGLHTTAMHRKAGVNHEGVVAVTDDLRLTVEEMVTLHRHGNGTHTTETFGSWDTLLTQRGFQGAIDHFIEAVTDDTPILTDGREGLITQQMVTDLFSSR
- a CDS encoding HAD-IIB family hydrolase, with translation MERFSKEGRTLVCFDFDETYFPHACTPEQLEGIRRLEQFLEQHAHRFSTMWVTGSSFESLAEKTNRASMRYFPHRIASSLGTELYHVNDKGGLELDTVFQQMFPSDFVERVNRTIEVLRRLGIELEPQTSVGRNPWMYNYYYHGDDMTTLQLIRSLVEEAGIAANVSRCNPLAGDPDGSYDIDFIPHGAGKTAAVDYVCEHFSFRSEEAYAFGDSGNDLEMLKRVGNGYVLGNGTEQAKKGHHRVTEKSYAAGILEVLTREVE
- a CDS encoding zinc-ribbon domain-containing protein, which codes for MTTYVMLGILALVLFISMVFAAKALPNLKNVLYNRGSLFGADSATVTCPNCKKTFRRSGGNTQTCPHCYTSF